In a genomic window of Nodosilinea sp. E11:
- the nifU gene encoding Fe-S cluster assembly protein NifU, whose amino-acid sequence MWDYSEKVLELFYNPINQGAIADSAEPDVAVVYGEVGSIACGDALRLHLKIQPSTDSILDARFQTFGCTSAIASSSALTEIIKGRTLDQALHITNQDIADFLGGLPEAKMHCSVMGQEALEAAIYKYRGIEIEHHEDDEGTLVCACYGITETKIRRAIAENDLSTVEQVTNYVKAGGGCGSCLANIEDLILDAQQSAETVRAAALAVAKEQSTQPPIRPSTHPPAHSPTPLTNLEKIMRIQQVIEEEVRPVLIADGGDVSLHDVQGDRVLVKLYGACGSCASSTETLKYAIEAKLQRLVLPTLTVEAI is encoded by the coding sequence ATGTGGGACTACTCCGAAAAGGTACTCGAACTCTTCTATAACCCGATCAACCAGGGTGCGATCGCTGACTCGGCTGAGCCCGATGTGGCGGTGGTCTACGGCGAAGTGGGCAGCATTGCCTGCGGCGACGCCCTGCGGCTGCACCTGAAGATTCAGCCCTCCACCGACAGCATTTTGGATGCGCGGTTTCAGACCTTTGGCTGTACGAGTGCGATCGCCTCCTCCTCTGCCCTGACCGAAATCATCAAAGGCCGCACCCTCGACCAGGCGCTGCACATCACCAACCAGGACATCGCCGATTTCTTGGGCGGTCTGCCGGAGGCGAAAATGCACTGCTCGGTGATGGGCCAGGAAGCGCTGGAGGCAGCGATCTATAAGTATCGCGGCATTGAAATCGAGCACCATGAGGACGATGAAGGCACCCTGGTCTGCGCCTGCTACGGCATCACCGAGACGAAGATTAGGCGGGCGATCGCCGAAAACGACCTGAGCACCGTGGAACAAGTCACCAACTACGTGAAGGCTGGGGGCGGCTGCGGCTCTTGCCTAGCCAACATCGAAGACCTGATTTTAGATGCCCAACAGTCCGCCGAAACCGTCCGCGCCGCCGCACTGGCCGTCGCCAAGGAACAGAGCACCCAACCACCCATCCGCCCATCCACCCATCCACCCGCCCACTCCCCTACCCCCCTCACCAACCTGGAAAAAATCATGCGCATCCAGCAGGTGATCGAGGAGGAGGTGCGCCCGGTGTTGATTGCCGACGGCGGCGATGTGAGTCTACACGACGTTCAGGGCGATCGCGTTTTGGTCAAGCTCTACGGGGCCTGCGGCTCCTGCGCCAGCAGTACCGAGACGTTGAAGTATGCGATCGAGGCCAAGCTGCAACGGCTGGTGTTACCGACGCTCACCGTCGAGGCGATCTAA